A genome region from Macrobrachium rosenbergii isolate ZJJX-2024 chromosome 42, ASM4041242v1, whole genome shotgun sequence includes the following:
- the LOC136828027 gene encoding mesoderm induction early response protein 1 isoform X8 encodes MAAEEQEIPIEQLLAMYGGYPSEEAEAEAEEQTNGEGGEPVQPVNENENSNEAEIIENDAEIENEAEQEDEPEVISSRSSTSEENVNSHEKEMKPEVKPERKRREKTSELAQLYADMDTNGDAPTTSSSRSLRCHKPIGILSTGGSRQQSEDEEEEEGECSGEEEDWHKTIMIGSSYQAQVPEGLQAYGATPPYENEDKLLWEPGKLSPKQVQDGEQLVEDYLRALSHPPPGSQGVASIPLGKHVRDDEQALYLLLQCGYNVEEAIRRHRMNPTPLASTMTLWSEEECRNFENGLKTYGKDFHLIQQNKVRTRSVGELVQFYYLWKKTERHDLFATKTRIEKKKYIVHPGTTDYMDRFLDEGEGVGGGATWRDNRSSSPSLHTLLYGKPPPGTNATAGSGVGGGGGGGGGGGGGLSNSGPVSAPPPQTVQPSAVVDTNADKDCETGVTYSGLNQMEDLARHLDSESIESLAKLSTPSNSVSIARTNRRTGSPHPMDVDLSITRSSVLNPQTISVEAKNIAKAETVAQ; translated from the exons ATGGCGGCGGAG GAACAGGAGATTCCCATTGAACAATTATTAGCAATGTATGGAGGATACCCTTCTGAGGAGGCTGAGGCCGAGGCTGAGGAACAGACTAATGGTGAGGGAGGAGAACCTGTACAACCAgttaatgagaatgaaaatagTAATGAAGCTGAAATCATAGAAAATGATGCCGAAATTGAAAATGAGGCAGAACAAGAAGATGAACCTGAGGTTATATCATCAAGATCGTCAACATCAGAAGAAAATGTCAATAGTCATGAAAAG GAAATGAAACCTGAGGTTAaaccagagagaaaaagaagagagaagacttCTGAACTTGCTCAGTTGTATGCAGACATGGACACCAATGGTGATGCCCCAACCACTTCGTCTTCTCGGTCTCTTAGAT GTCATAAACCAATTGGAATCCTGTCAACGGGTGGGTCCCGCCAACAaagtgaagatgaagaggaggaggaaggcgagtgtagtggagaggaggaggattgGCATAAGACAATAATGATTGGTTCGTCGTATCAGGCCCAAGTTCCGGAAGGTTTGCAGGCCTATGGTGCGACGCCGCCGTACGAGAATGAAGATAAGCTTCTGTGGGAACCTGGCAAACTTAGTCCCAAACAGGTACAGGATGGGGAGCAATTG GTTGAAGATTATTTACGAGCCTTAAGCCATCCTCCCCCTGGTTCACAGGGTGTAGCTTCTATACCTTTAGGGAAACACGTTCGGGATGATGAACAG gctttATATTTATTACTGCAGTGTGGTTACAATGTAGAAGAGGCTATTCGTAGGCATAGGATGAACCCTACTCCATTAGCGTCCACAATGACGTTATGGTCGGAGGAAGAGTGCAGAAATTTTGAAAACGGTCTTAAAACATATGGCAAGGACTTCCATCTAATACAACAGAACAAG GTACGAACGAGATCTGTGGGGGAATTAGTACAATTTTACTACTTGTGGAAGAAAACAGAGAGACATGATCTTTTTGCAACTAAAACAAGAattgagaaaaagaaatacatagtTCATCCTGGAACcac TGACTACATGGACCGGTTCCTTGATGAGGGAGAAGGCGTCGGTGGTGGGGCAACATGGCGTGACAACCGTTCCTCGTCACCCAGTCTTCACACACTACTCTATGGGAAACCTCCTCCAGGAACCAATGCAACAGCTGGCAGCGGTGtgggcggtggtggtggtggtggcggaggTGGAGGCGGAGGATTGAGCAACAGTGGACCTGTATCTGCACCTCCACCCCAGACAGTTCAGCCGAGTGCTGTTGTGGATACAAATGCAGATAAAGACTGTGAAACAGGTGTGACTTATTCAGGTTTAAATCAAATGGAAGACTTAGCACGCCATTTAGATTCGGAGTCTATAGAATCTCTGGCAAAACTGAGCACCCCAAGTAACTCTGTGTCAATAGCCAGAACAAACCGAAGAACCGGTAGTCCTCATCCTATGGATGTAGATCTGTCTATTACTCGTTCCTCTGTTTTAAACCCTCAAACAATCAGTGTAGAGGCCAAAAATATAGCAAAAGCAGAAACTGTCGCACAGTGA
- the LOC136828027 gene encoding mesoderm induction early response protein 1 isoform X4, giving the protein MLVDEYDDERTLDEEEGMEEGSDQEEEINNLQKEQEIPIEQLLAMYGGYPSEEAEAEAEEQTNGEGGEPVQPVNENENSNEAEIIENDAEIENEAEQEDEPEVISSRSSTSEENVNSHEKEMKPEVKPERKRREKTSELAQLYADMDTNGDAPTTSSSRSLRCHKPIGILSTGGSRQQSEDEEEEEGECSGEEEDWHKTIMIGSSYQAQVPEGLQAYGATPPYENEDKLLWEPGKLSPKQVQDGEQLVEDYLRALSHPPPGSQGVASIPLGKHVRDDEQALYLLLQCGYNVEEAIRRHRMNPTPLASTMTLWSEEECRNFENGLKTYGKDFHLIQQNKVRTRSVGELVQFYYLWKKTERHDLFATKTRIEKKKYIVHPGTTDYMDRFLDEGEGVGGGATWRDNRSSSPSLHTLLYGKPPPGTNATAGSGVGGGGGGGGGGGGGLSNSGPVSAPPPQTVQPSAVVDTNADKDCETGVTYSGLNQMEDLARHLDSESIESLAKLSTPSNSVSIARTNRRTGSPHPMDVDLSITRSSVLNPQTISVEAKNIAKAETVAQ; this is encoded by the exons ATGTTAGTAGATGAGTACGATGATGAAAGAACACTAGATGAGGAAGAGGGTATGGAAGAAGGGAGTGATCAGGAAGAGGAGATCAATAATTTACAAAAG GAACAGGAGATTCCCATTGAACAATTATTAGCAATGTATGGAGGATACCCTTCTGAGGAGGCTGAGGCCGAGGCTGAGGAACAGACTAATGGTGAGGGAGGAGAACCTGTACAACCAgttaatgagaatgaaaatagTAATGAAGCTGAAATCATAGAAAATGATGCCGAAATTGAAAATGAGGCAGAACAAGAAGATGAACCTGAGGTTATATCATCAAGATCGTCAACATCAGAAGAAAATGTCAATAGTCATGAAAAG GAAATGAAACCTGAGGTTAaaccagagagaaaaagaagagagaagacttCTGAACTTGCTCAGTTGTATGCAGACATGGACACCAATGGTGATGCCCCAACCACTTCGTCTTCTCGGTCTCTTAGAT GTCATAAACCAATTGGAATCCTGTCAACGGGTGGGTCCCGCCAACAaagtgaagatgaagaggaggaggaaggcgagtgtagtggagaggaggaggattgGCATAAGACAATAATGATTGGTTCGTCGTATCAGGCCCAAGTTCCGGAAGGTTTGCAGGCCTATGGTGCGACGCCGCCGTACGAGAATGAAGATAAGCTTCTGTGGGAACCTGGCAAACTTAGTCCCAAACAGGTACAGGATGGGGAGCAATTG GTTGAAGATTATTTACGAGCCTTAAGCCATCCTCCCCCTGGTTCACAGGGTGTAGCTTCTATACCTTTAGGGAAACACGTTCGGGATGATGAACAG gctttATATTTATTACTGCAGTGTGGTTACAATGTAGAAGAGGCTATTCGTAGGCATAGGATGAACCCTACTCCATTAGCGTCCACAATGACGTTATGGTCGGAGGAAGAGTGCAGAAATTTTGAAAACGGTCTTAAAACATATGGCAAGGACTTCCATCTAATACAACAGAACAAG GTACGAACGAGATCTGTGGGGGAATTAGTACAATTTTACTACTTGTGGAAGAAAACAGAGAGACATGATCTTTTTGCAACTAAAACAAGAattgagaaaaagaaatacatagtTCATCCTGGAACcac TGACTACATGGACCGGTTCCTTGATGAGGGAGAAGGCGTCGGTGGTGGGGCAACATGGCGTGACAACCGTTCCTCGTCACCCAGTCTTCACACACTACTCTATGGGAAACCTCCTCCAGGAACCAATGCAACAGCTGGCAGCGGTGtgggcggtggtggtggtggtggcggaggTGGAGGCGGAGGATTGAGCAACAGTGGACCTGTATCTGCACCTCCACCCCAGACAGTTCAGCCGAGTGCTGTTGTGGATACAAATGCAGATAAAGACTGTGAAACAGGTGTGACTTATTCAGGTTTAAATCAAATGGAAGACTTAGCACGCCATTTAGATTCGGAGTCTATAGAATCTCTGGCAAAACTGAGCACCCCAAGTAACTCTGTGTCAATAGCCAGAACAAACCGAAGAACCGGTAGTCCTCATCCTATGGATGTAGATCTGTCTATTACTCGTTCCTCTGTTTTAAACCCTCAAACAATCAGTGTAGAGGCCAAAAATATAGCAAAAGCAGAAACTGTCGCACAGTGA
- the LOC136828027 gene encoding mesoderm induction early response protein 1 isoform X5, with amino-acid sequence MLVDEYDDERTLDEEEGMEEGSDQEEEINNLQKEIPIEQLLAMYGGYPSEEAEAEAEEQTNGEGGEPVQPVNENENSNEAEIIENDAEIENEAEQEDEPEVISSRSSTSEENVNSHEKEMKPEVKPERKRREKTSELAQLYADMDTNGDAPTTSSSRSLRCHKPIGILSTGGSRQQSEDEEEEEGECSGEEEDWHKTIMIGSSYQAQVPEGLQAYGATPPYENEDKLLWEPGKLSPKQVQDGEQLVEDYLRALSHPPPGSQGVASIPLGKHVRDDEQALYLLLQCGYNVEEAIRRHRMNPTPLASTMTLWSEEECRNFENGLKTYGKDFHLIQQNKVRTRSVGELVQFYYLWKKTERHDLFATKTRIEKKKYIVHPGTTDYMDRFLDEGEGVGGGATWRDNRSSSPSLHTLLYGKPPPGTNATAGSGVGGGGGGGGGGGGGLSNSGPVSAPPPQTVQPSAVVDTNADKDCETGVTYSGLNQMEDLARHLDSESIESLAKLSTPSNSVSIARTNRRTGSPHPMDVDLSITRSSVLNPQTISVEAKNIAKAETVAQ; translated from the exons ATGTTAGTAGATGAGTACGATGATGAAAGAACACTAGATGAGGAAGAGGGTATGGAAGAAGGGAGTGATCAGGAAGAGGAGATCAATAATTTACAAAAG GAGATTCCCATTGAACAATTATTAGCAATGTATGGAGGATACCCTTCTGAGGAGGCTGAGGCCGAGGCTGAGGAACAGACTAATGGTGAGGGAGGAGAACCTGTACAACCAgttaatgagaatgaaaatagTAATGAAGCTGAAATCATAGAAAATGATGCCGAAATTGAAAATGAGGCAGAACAAGAAGATGAACCTGAGGTTATATCATCAAGATCGTCAACATCAGAAGAAAATGTCAATAGTCATGAAAAG GAAATGAAACCTGAGGTTAaaccagagagaaaaagaagagagaagacttCTGAACTTGCTCAGTTGTATGCAGACATGGACACCAATGGTGATGCCCCAACCACTTCGTCTTCTCGGTCTCTTAGAT GTCATAAACCAATTGGAATCCTGTCAACGGGTGGGTCCCGCCAACAaagtgaagatgaagaggaggaggaaggcgagtgtagtggagaggaggaggattgGCATAAGACAATAATGATTGGTTCGTCGTATCAGGCCCAAGTTCCGGAAGGTTTGCAGGCCTATGGTGCGACGCCGCCGTACGAGAATGAAGATAAGCTTCTGTGGGAACCTGGCAAACTTAGTCCCAAACAGGTACAGGATGGGGAGCAATTG GTTGAAGATTATTTACGAGCCTTAAGCCATCCTCCCCCTGGTTCACAGGGTGTAGCTTCTATACCTTTAGGGAAACACGTTCGGGATGATGAACAG gctttATATTTATTACTGCAGTGTGGTTACAATGTAGAAGAGGCTATTCGTAGGCATAGGATGAACCCTACTCCATTAGCGTCCACAATGACGTTATGGTCGGAGGAAGAGTGCAGAAATTTTGAAAACGGTCTTAAAACATATGGCAAGGACTTCCATCTAATACAACAGAACAAG GTACGAACGAGATCTGTGGGGGAATTAGTACAATTTTACTACTTGTGGAAGAAAACAGAGAGACATGATCTTTTTGCAACTAAAACAAGAattgagaaaaagaaatacatagtTCATCCTGGAACcac TGACTACATGGACCGGTTCCTTGATGAGGGAGAAGGCGTCGGTGGTGGGGCAACATGGCGTGACAACCGTTCCTCGTCACCCAGTCTTCACACACTACTCTATGGGAAACCTCCTCCAGGAACCAATGCAACAGCTGGCAGCGGTGtgggcggtggtggtggtggtggcggaggTGGAGGCGGAGGATTGAGCAACAGTGGACCTGTATCTGCACCTCCACCCCAGACAGTTCAGCCGAGTGCTGTTGTGGATACAAATGCAGATAAAGACTGTGAAACAGGTGTGACTTATTCAGGTTTAAATCAAATGGAAGACTTAGCACGCCATTTAGATTCGGAGTCTATAGAATCTCTGGCAAAACTGAGCACCCCAAGTAACTCTGTGTCAATAGCCAGAACAAACCGAAGAACCGGTAGTCCTCATCCTATGGATGTAGATCTGTCTATTACTCGTTCCTCTGTTTTAAACCCTCAAACAATCAGTGTAGAGGCCAAAAATATAGCAAAAGCAGAAACTGTCGCACAGTGA
- the LOC136828027 gene encoding mesoderm induction early response protein 1 isoform X1: MAAEQQKETTAPVGSESDVGDGEFEPTAEMLVDEYDDERTLDEEEGMEEGSDQEEEINNLQKEQEIPIEQLLAMYGGYPSEEAEAEAEEQTNGEGGEPVQPVNENENSNEAEIIENDAEIENEAEQEDEPEVISSRSSTSEENVNSHEKEMKPEVKPERKRREKTSELAQLYADMDTNGDAPTTSSSRSLRCHKPIGILSTGGSRQQSEDEEEEEGECSGEEEDWHKTIMIGSSYQAQVPEGLQAYGATPPYENEDKLLWEPGKLSPKQVQDGEQLVEDYLRALSHPPPGSQGVASIPLGKHVRDDEQALYLLLQCGYNVEEAIRRHRMNPTPLASTMTLWSEEECRNFENGLKTYGKDFHLIQQNKVRTRSVGELVQFYYLWKKTERHDLFATKTRIEKKKYIVHPGTTDYMDRFLDEGEGVGGGATWRDNRSSSPSLHTLLYGKPPPGTNATAGSGVGGGGGGGGGGGGGLSNSGPVSAPPPQTVQPSAVVDTNADKDCETGVTYSGLNQMEDLARHLDSESIESLAKLSTPSNSVSIARTNRRTGSPHPMDVDLSITRSSVLNPQTISVEAKNIAKAETVAQ, translated from the exons ATGGCGGCGGAG CAACAAAAGGAGACCACAGCGCCTGTTGGTAGTGAAAGTGATGTGGGCGATGGTGAATTTGAACCTACTGCTGAAATGTTAGTAGATGAGTACGATGATGAAAGAACACTAGATGAGGAAGAGGGTATGGAAGAAGGGAGTGATCAGGAAGAGGAGATCAATAATTTACAAAAG GAACAGGAGATTCCCATTGAACAATTATTAGCAATGTATGGAGGATACCCTTCTGAGGAGGCTGAGGCCGAGGCTGAGGAACAGACTAATGGTGAGGGAGGAGAACCTGTACAACCAgttaatgagaatgaaaatagTAATGAAGCTGAAATCATAGAAAATGATGCCGAAATTGAAAATGAGGCAGAACAAGAAGATGAACCTGAGGTTATATCATCAAGATCGTCAACATCAGAAGAAAATGTCAATAGTCATGAAAAG GAAATGAAACCTGAGGTTAaaccagagagaaaaagaagagagaagacttCTGAACTTGCTCAGTTGTATGCAGACATGGACACCAATGGTGATGCCCCAACCACTTCGTCTTCTCGGTCTCTTAGAT GTCATAAACCAATTGGAATCCTGTCAACGGGTGGGTCCCGCCAACAaagtgaagatgaagaggaggaggaaggcgagtgtagtggagaggaggaggattgGCATAAGACAATAATGATTGGTTCGTCGTATCAGGCCCAAGTTCCGGAAGGTTTGCAGGCCTATGGTGCGACGCCGCCGTACGAGAATGAAGATAAGCTTCTGTGGGAACCTGGCAAACTTAGTCCCAAACAGGTACAGGATGGGGAGCAATTG GTTGAAGATTATTTACGAGCCTTAAGCCATCCTCCCCCTGGTTCACAGGGTGTAGCTTCTATACCTTTAGGGAAACACGTTCGGGATGATGAACAG gctttATATTTATTACTGCAGTGTGGTTACAATGTAGAAGAGGCTATTCGTAGGCATAGGATGAACCCTACTCCATTAGCGTCCACAATGACGTTATGGTCGGAGGAAGAGTGCAGAAATTTTGAAAACGGTCTTAAAACATATGGCAAGGACTTCCATCTAATACAACAGAACAAG GTACGAACGAGATCTGTGGGGGAATTAGTACAATTTTACTACTTGTGGAAGAAAACAGAGAGACATGATCTTTTTGCAACTAAAACAAGAattgagaaaaagaaatacatagtTCATCCTGGAACcac TGACTACATGGACCGGTTCCTTGATGAGGGAGAAGGCGTCGGTGGTGGGGCAACATGGCGTGACAACCGTTCCTCGTCACCCAGTCTTCACACACTACTCTATGGGAAACCTCCTCCAGGAACCAATGCAACAGCTGGCAGCGGTGtgggcggtggtggtggtggtggcggaggTGGAGGCGGAGGATTGAGCAACAGTGGACCTGTATCTGCACCTCCACCCCAGACAGTTCAGCCGAGTGCTGTTGTGGATACAAATGCAGATAAAGACTGTGAAACAGGTGTGACTTATTCAGGTTTAAATCAAATGGAAGACTTAGCACGCCATTTAGATTCGGAGTCTATAGAATCTCTGGCAAAACTGAGCACCCCAAGTAACTCTGTGTCAATAGCCAGAACAAACCGAAGAACCGGTAGTCCTCATCCTATGGATGTAGATCTGTCTATTACTCGTTCCTCTGTTTTAAACCCTCAAACAATCAGTGTAGAGGCCAAAAATATAGCAAAAGCAGAAACTGTCGCACAGTGA
- the LOC136828027 gene encoding mesoderm induction early response protein 1 isoform X2 — MAAEQQKETTAPVGSESDVGDGEFEPTAEMLVDEYDDERTLDEEEGMEEGSDQEEEINNLQKEIPIEQLLAMYGGYPSEEAEAEAEEQTNGEGGEPVQPVNENENSNEAEIIENDAEIENEAEQEDEPEVISSRSSTSEENVNSHEKEMKPEVKPERKRREKTSELAQLYADMDTNGDAPTTSSSRSLRCHKPIGILSTGGSRQQSEDEEEEEGECSGEEEDWHKTIMIGSSYQAQVPEGLQAYGATPPYENEDKLLWEPGKLSPKQVQDGEQLVEDYLRALSHPPPGSQGVASIPLGKHVRDDEQALYLLLQCGYNVEEAIRRHRMNPTPLASTMTLWSEEECRNFENGLKTYGKDFHLIQQNKVRTRSVGELVQFYYLWKKTERHDLFATKTRIEKKKYIVHPGTTDYMDRFLDEGEGVGGGATWRDNRSSSPSLHTLLYGKPPPGTNATAGSGVGGGGGGGGGGGGGLSNSGPVSAPPPQTVQPSAVVDTNADKDCETGVTYSGLNQMEDLARHLDSESIESLAKLSTPSNSVSIARTNRRTGSPHPMDVDLSITRSSVLNPQTISVEAKNIAKAETVAQ; from the exons ATGGCGGCGGAG CAACAAAAGGAGACCACAGCGCCTGTTGGTAGTGAAAGTGATGTGGGCGATGGTGAATTTGAACCTACTGCTGAAATGTTAGTAGATGAGTACGATGATGAAAGAACACTAGATGAGGAAGAGGGTATGGAAGAAGGGAGTGATCAGGAAGAGGAGATCAATAATTTACAAAAG GAGATTCCCATTGAACAATTATTAGCAATGTATGGAGGATACCCTTCTGAGGAGGCTGAGGCCGAGGCTGAGGAACAGACTAATGGTGAGGGAGGAGAACCTGTACAACCAgttaatgagaatgaaaatagTAATGAAGCTGAAATCATAGAAAATGATGCCGAAATTGAAAATGAGGCAGAACAAGAAGATGAACCTGAGGTTATATCATCAAGATCGTCAACATCAGAAGAAAATGTCAATAGTCATGAAAAG GAAATGAAACCTGAGGTTAaaccagagagaaaaagaagagagaagacttCTGAACTTGCTCAGTTGTATGCAGACATGGACACCAATGGTGATGCCCCAACCACTTCGTCTTCTCGGTCTCTTAGAT GTCATAAACCAATTGGAATCCTGTCAACGGGTGGGTCCCGCCAACAaagtgaagatgaagaggaggaggaaggcgagtgtagtggagaggaggaggattgGCATAAGACAATAATGATTGGTTCGTCGTATCAGGCCCAAGTTCCGGAAGGTTTGCAGGCCTATGGTGCGACGCCGCCGTACGAGAATGAAGATAAGCTTCTGTGGGAACCTGGCAAACTTAGTCCCAAACAGGTACAGGATGGGGAGCAATTG GTTGAAGATTATTTACGAGCCTTAAGCCATCCTCCCCCTGGTTCACAGGGTGTAGCTTCTATACCTTTAGGGAAACACGTTCGGGATGATGAACAG gctttATATTTATTACTGCAGTGTGGTTACAATGTAGAAGAGGCTATTCGTAGGCATAGGATGAACCCTACTCCATTAGCGTCCACAATGACGTTATGGTCGGAGGAAGAGTGCAGAAATTTTGAAAACGGTCTTAAAACATATGGCAAGGACTTCCATCTAATACAACAGAACAAG GTACGAACGAGATCTGTGGGGGAATTAGTACAATTTTACTACTTGTGGAAGAAAACAGAGAGACATGATCTTTTTGCAACTAAAACAAGAattgagaaaaagaaatacatagtTCATCCTGGAACcac TGACTACATGGACCGGTTCCTTGATGAGGGAGAAGGCGTCGGTGGTGGGGCAACATGGCGTGACAACCGTTCCTCGTCACCCAGTCTTCACACACTACTCTATGGGAAACCTCCTCCAGGAACCAATGCAACAGCTGGCAGCGGTGtgggcggtggtggtggtggtggcggaggTGGAGGCGGAGGATTGAGCAACAGTGGACCTGTATCTGCACCTCCACCCCAGACAGTTCAGCCGAGTGCTGTTGTGGATACAAATGCAGATAAAGACTGTGAAACAGGTGTGACTTATTCAGGTTTAAATCAAATGGAAGACTTAGCACGCCATTTAGATTCGGAGTCTATAGAATCTCTGGCAAAACTGAGCACCCCAAGTAACTCTGTGTCAATAGCCAGAACAAACCGAAGAACCGGTAGTCCTCATCCTATGGATGTAGATCTGTCTATTACTCGTTCCTCTGTTTTAAACCCTCAAACAATCAGTGTAGAGGCCAAAAATATAGCAAAAGCAGAAACTGTCGCACAGTGA
- the LOC136828027 gene encoding mesoderm induction early response protein 1 isoform X3: MAAEQQKETTAPVGSESDVGDGEFEPTAEMLVDEYDDERTLDEEEGMEEGSDQEEEINNLQKEQEIPIEQLLAMYGGYPSEEAEAEAEEQTNGEGGEPVQPVNENENSNEAEIIENDAEIENEAEQEDEPEVISSRSSTSEENVNSHEKEMKPEVKPERKRREKTSELAQLYADMDTNGDAPTTSSSRSLRCHKPIGILSTGGSRQQSEDEEEEEGECSGEEEDWHKTIMIGSSYQAQVPEGLQAYGATPPYENEDKLLWEPGKLSPKQVEDYLRALSHPPPGSQGVASIPLGKHVRDDEQALYLLLQCGYNVEEAIRRHRMNPTPLASTMTLWSEEECRNFENGLKTYGKDFHLIQQNKVRTRSVGELVQFYYLWKKTERHDLFATKTRIEKKKYIVHPGTTDYMDRFLDEGEGVGGGATWRDNRSSSPSLHTLLYGKPPPGTNATAGSGVGGGGGGGGGGGGGLSNSGPVSAPPPQTVQPSAVVDTNADKDCETGVTYSGLNQMEDLARHLDSESIESLAKLSTPSNSVSIARTNRRTGSPHPMDVDLSITRSSVLNPQTISVEAKNIAKAETVAQ, encoded by the exons ATGGCGGCGGAG CAACAAAAGGAGACCACAGCGCCTGTTGGTAGTGAAAGTGATGTGGGCGATGGTGAATTTGAACCTACTGCTGAAATGTTAGTAGATGAGTACGATGATGAAAGAACACTAGATGAGGAAGAGGGTATGGAAGAAGGGAGTGATCAGGAAGAGGAGATCAATAATTTACAAAAG GAACAGGAGATTCCCATTGAACAATTATTAGCAATGTATGGAGGATACCCTTCTGAGGAGGCTGAGGCCGAGGCTGAGGAACAGACTAATGGTGAGGGAGGAGAACCTGTACAACCAgttaatgagaatgaaaatagTAATGAAGCTGAAATCATAGAAAATGATGCCGAAATTGAAAATGAGGCAGAACAAGAAGATGAACCTGAGGTTATATCATCAAGATCGTCAACATCAGAAGAAAATGTCAATAGTCATGAAAAG GAAATGAAACCTGAGGTTAaaccagagagaaaaagaagagagaagacttCTGAACTTGCTCAGTTGTATGCAGACATGGACACCAATGGTGATGCCCCAACCACTTCGTCTTCTCGGTCTCTTAGAT GTCATAAACCAATTGGAATCCTGTCAACGGGTGGGTCCCGCCAACAaagtgaagatgaagaggaggaggaaggcgagtgtagtggagaggaggaggattgGCATAAGACAATAATGATTGGTTCGTCGTATCAGGCCCAAGTTCCGGAAGGTTTGCAGGCCTATGGTGCGACGCCGCCGTACGAGAATGAAGATAAGCTTCTGTGGGAACCTGGCAAACTTAGTCCCAAACAG GTTGAAGATTATTTACGAGCCTTAAGCCATCCTCCCCCTGGTTCACAGGGTGTAGCTTCTATACCTTTAGGGAAACACGTTCGGGATGATGAACAG gctttATATTTATTACTGCAGTGTGGTTACAATGTAGAAGAGGCTATTCGTAGGCATAGGATGAACCCTACTCCATTAGCGTCCACAATGACGTTATGGTCGGAGGAAGAGTGCAGAAATTTTGAAAACGGTCTTAAAACATATGGCAAGGACTTCCATCTAATACAACAGAACAAG GTACGAACGAGATCTGTGGGGGAATTAGTACAATTTTACTACTTGTGGAAGAAAACAGAGAGACATGATCTTTTTGCAACTAAAACAAGAattgagaaaaagaaatacatagtTCATCCTGGAACcac TGACTACATGGACCGGTTCCTTGATGAGGGAGAAGGCGTCGGTGGTGGGGCAACATGGCGTGACAACCGTTCCTCGTCACCCAGTCTTCACACACTACTCTATGGGAAACCTCCTCCAGGAACCAATGCAACAGCTGGCAGCGGTGtgggcggtggtggtggtggtggcggaggTGGAGGCGGAGGATTGAGCAACAGTGGACCTGTATCTGCACCTCCACCCCAGACAGTTCAGCCGAGTGCTGTTGTGGATACAAATGCAGATAAAGACTGTGAAACAGGTGTGACTTATTCAGGTTTAAATCAAATGGAAGACTTAGCACGCCATTTAGATTCGGAGTCTATAGAATCTCTGGCAAAACTGAGCACCCCAAGTAACTCTGTGTCAATAGCCAGAACAAACCGAAGAACCGGTAGTCCTCATCCTATGGATGTAGATCTGTCTATTACTCGTTCCTCTGTTTTAAACCCTCAAACAATCAGTGTAGAGGCCAAAAATATAGCAAAAGCAGAAACTGTCGCACAGTGA